In one Castor canadensis chromosome 15, mCasCan1.hap1v2, whole genome shotgun sequence genomic region, the following are encoded:
- the Dpep3 gene encoding dipeptidase 3, which produces MQLTDLKGPCMLGGKLRLYLLFLLLLLLPLLLPPSQLVTRAQTITSTSSAPTAPGTSSTPSLRERVRALMRDFPLVDGHNSLPLLLRERFQNKLQNVNLRNFSQGQTSLDRLSDGLVGAQFWSAYVPCQTQDRDAVRLTLEQIDLIRRMCDAYSELELVTSAEGLNSTQKLACLIGVEGGHSLDSSLSVLHSFYQLGVRYLALTFTCSTPWAESSTKFRHPFYTNVSGLTNFGEKVVEEMNRLGMMIDLSYASDALVTRTLEVSRAPVIFSHSAARAVCNNLLNVPDDILYLLKKNGGIVMVTLSMGVLHCNLFANVSTVADHFDHIRAVIGSEFIGIGGNYDGSGRFPQGLEDVSTYPVLIEELLRRGWSEEELQGVLRGNLLRVFRQVEQVREESSVQSPLEATFPDRKLSSSCHSHLVPGPQNKHLPTHLKVTKQLTNQVPRRPSKASPHPILGLVAAATFPVLILWPW; this is translated from the exons ATGCAGCTCACCGACCTCAAGGGTCCCTGCATGCTCGGCGGGAAGCTTCGGCTGTATCTGCTGTTcctgctcctgctgctgctgccgctgctGCTGCCGCCGTCGCAGCTGGTAACCCGCGCCCAGACCATAACCAGCACCTCCAGCGCCCCGACTGCCCCGGGCACCTCCAGCACCCCCAGCCTACGGGAACGTGTTCGGGCCCTGATGCGGGACTTCCCACTTGTGGATGG CCACAACAGTCTGCCTCTGCTCCTGAGAGAGCGTTTCCAGAACAAGCTGCAGAATGTGAATTTGCGAAATTTCAGCCAGggccagaccagcctggacaggCTTAGCGATGGCCTCGTGGGTGCCCAG TTCTGGTCAGCCTACGTCCCATGCCAGACCCAGGACCGGGATGCTGTGCGCCTCACCCTGGAGCAGATTGACCTCATCCGCCGCATGTGTGATGCCTACTCTGAGTTGGAACTTGTGACCTCAGCTGAAG GTCTGAATAGCACTCAAAAGCTGGCCTGCCTCATTGGTGTGGAGGGCGGTCATTCACTGGACAGTAGCCTCTCCGTTCTGCATAGCTTCTATCAGCTGGGAGTGCGCTATCTGGCGCTCACCTTCACCTGCAGCACACCCTG GGCAGAGAGTTCCACCAAGTTCAGACACCCCTTCTACACCAACGTCAGCGGGTTGACAAACTTTGGTGAG AAAGTGGTGGAGGAAATGAACCGCCTGGGCATGATGATAGACTTGTCCTACGCCTCTGACGCTTTGGTAACACGGACCCTGGAGGTATCTCGGGCTCCCGTAATCTTCTCCCATTCAGCTGCCAGGGCTGTGTGCAACAATTTGCTGAATGTTCCTGATGATATCCTATACCTACTG AAGAAGAATGGTGGCATTGTGATGGTGACGCTGTCCATGGGGGTGCTGCACTGCAACCTGTTTGCTAACGTGTCTACTGTGGCAG ATCACTTTGACCACATCAGGGCAGTCATTGGATCTGAATTCATTGGGATTGGCGGAAATTATGATGGATCTGGCCG CTTCCCCCAGGGCCTGGAGGATGTGTCCACATACCCAGTGCTGATAGAGGAGTTGCTGCGTCGGGGCTGGAGTGAGGAAGAGCTTCAAGGTGTCCTTCGAGGAAACCTGCTGCGGGTTTTCAGACAAGTGGAACAG GTGAGAGAGGAAAGCAGTGTCCAGAGTCCTCTGGAGGCCACATTTCCAGACAGGAAGCTGAGTAGTTCCTGCCACTCCCACCTAGTACCTGGGCCTCAGAATAAACACCTGCCTACACACCTGAAGGTGACCAAGCAGCTAACCAATCAGGTCCCCCGGAGGCCCTCAAAAGCCTCCCCACATCCCATTCTAGGCCTCGTGGCTGCTGCCACCTTCCCAGTTCTCATCCTCTGGCCCTGGTGA